One Aegilops tauschii subsp. strangulata cultivar AL8/78 chromosome 7, Aet v6.0, whole genome shotgun sequence genomic window carries:
- the LOC109756152 gene encoding uncharacterized protein, translating into MAFMRYRGLPQGEVTAEEFWAWLGQFDADHDGRISREELQRALRSLNLWFASWKARGGVRAADANRDGAVGGEEAGRLFAYAQKQLGGKITQLGSY; encoded by the coding sequence ATGGCGTTCATGCGGTACCGTGGGCTGCCGCAGGGGGAGGTGACGGCGGAGGAGTTCTGGGCGTGGCTGGGGCAGTTCGATGCGGACCACGACGGCCGGATCAGCCGGGAGGAGCTGCAGCGCGCGCTGCGGAGCCTCAACCTGTGGTTCGCGTCCTGGAAGGCGCGGGGAGGGGTGCGCGCCGCGGACGCCAACCGCGACGGCGCCGTTGGCGGGGAGGAGGCCGGCAGGCTCTTCGCCTACGCGCAGAAGCAGCTCGGCGGCAAGATCACCCAGCTCGGCTCCTACTGA